The nucleotide window GTCCGGGGCGGCGAGGGCCCGCCCGTGGCGGACGTCCGCGGCGCCGGACTCGCCGATGCTCACTCGTGGCAGGTGCGACACGGCCCCGGCGGGAGGGAGTGTCGCGGCCAGGACGCGCTCCGTGTCGCCCAGCGCGTCCAGCGGCACCGCGGCCTCCACGGAGTACGGGCCCGTGCGGGTGCGCCGCAGCGCCGTCAGGTGTCCGCCCACGCCCAGCGCTTCCCCGGCGTCGCGGGCGATGGCGCGGATGTAGGTGCCGCTCCCGCACTCCACCTCGAACTCCACCTCCGGGAGCCGCATGCTCAGCACCTCGATCCGGTGGACGACGACGCGCGCCGGCCGCCGCTCCACCGCCTCGCCGCGCCGGGCGGCGGCGTACATCCGCTCGCCGCCCACCTTCTTGGCGGAGAAGATGGGTGGGAGCTGCTCGATCTCGCCCACCTGGCGGCCCAGCGCCTCCCGGATCCGCTCCTCCGTCAGGGCGCCCCATTCCTCGCTGCGGGAGACGGTCTCGCCGGTGAGGTCGTCGGTGTCGGTGGCCTCGCCCAGGCGCATCGTGGCGCGGTAGGTCTTGGGGAGGGGGGTGAGGTACTCCGCCAGGCGCGTGGCCGGGCCGAAGCAGACCAGGAGGAGCCCGGAGGCGAAGGGGTCCAGCGTCCCGGTGTGCCCCACCTGCCGGGTGCGGAGGGCGCGCCGGGAGGCGGCCACCACGTCGTGCGAGGTGGGGCCTTCGGGCTTGTCCACGGCGAGGACGCCGCCGCGCGCGGTGGCGGCGGCGAGCTCCGGGGGTACGTCGGGTGCGGACGGACGGTTCACCCGTTCTCCCGCTCCTCCCCGGCGTCCTCGTCTCCTGCCTCGTCCTCCCTATCCTCGGCCGGCAGAACCTCGCGGAGGAGCGACTCGATCCGGCTGGCCTCGTGGAGGACGCGGTCGAGGTGGAAGTGCAGCTCCGGGACGCGACGCATCTGGAGCTGCTTGCTGAGCTGGCTCCGGATGAAGGACGCGGCGCTCCGCAGCCCCTGGAGCGCGGCCTCCTTCTCGGCGTCGTCGCCCAGCACGGTGACGTACACCTTGGCGTGGTCCAGCTCCGGAGAGGTCTCCACGGCGGTGACGGTCACCATCCCCACGCGGGGATCGCGGACCCCGTCGCGCACCAGCAGGGAGACCTCCTGGCGGAGCTGCTGGTTGATCCGGTCGGTACGGCGGTAGCGCGGCATAAGACCCAGAATTGAAAAAGGGAACAGGCCGGAGGGAGCAGCAAGCAACAACCGTGCAGTCGCAGGCTGCTCCCCGGTCCCTGTCCCCTGTCCCCTAGTAGAACGTGGTGTAGGAGTCGACGATCCGCGCCCCCGACTCCTCCTCCACCATCCGGTCCACGGAGCTGAGCACCGACTGCGCGTGCCGCCGGTCCGCGGAAACCACGCAGGCGGCCAGCTCCGCGCGCTGGTGCGCGTCCTGGTGCGCCGTCTCCGCCACGGAAACGTGGAAGCGGTTGTGGAGCCGGTCCTTCAGGCTCTTCAGCACCTGCCGCTTCTCTTTGAGCGAGCTGCACCCGGCCAGGTGCAGCTCCCAGACCACCAGGCCGACGACCATGGATCCCGCCGGTGTGCCCGTAAGAGAAAGAGGCGCGGCGCGGCTCCGTACCGCACCGCGCCTCCGGACGTCAGGCTAGCGCGCTTCCGAGGCGCCGGCAAGGGTGCGGGCAACCTCCTCGATGCGGTAGCACTCGATGATGTCGCCGACCTTGATGTCGTTGAACCGCTCGACGTTGAGGCCGCACTCGAAGCCCTCGCGCACCTCGCGGACGTCGTCCTTGAAGCG belongs to Longimicrobiaceae bacterium and includes:
- a CDS encoding DUF503 domain-containing protein, whose protein sequence is MVVGLVVWELHLAGCSSLKEKRQVLKSLKDRLHNRFHVSVAETAHQDAHQRAELAACVVSADRRHAQSVLSSVDRMVEEESGARIVDSYTTFY
- the rbfA gene encoding 30S ribosome-binding factor RbfA, with amino-acid sequence MPRYRRTDRINQQLRQEVSLLVRDGVRDPRVGMVTVTAVETSPELDHAKVYVTVLGDDAEKEAALQGLRSAASFIRSQLSKQLQMRRVPELHFHLDRVLHEASRIESLLREVLPAEDREDEAGDEDAGEERENG
- the truB gene encoding tRNA pseudouridine(55) synthase TruB; protein product: MNRPSAPDVPPELAAATARGGVLAVDKPEGPTSHDVVAASRRALRTRQVGHTGTLDPFASGLLLVCFGPATRLAEYLTPLPKTYRATMRLGEATDTDDLTGETVSRSEEWGALTEERIREALGRQVGEIEQLPPIFSAKKVGGERMYAAARRGEAVERRPARVVVHRIEVLSMRLPEVEFEVECGSGTYIRAIARDAGEALGVGGHLTALRRTRTGPYSVEAAVPLDALGDTERVLAATLPPAGAVSHLPRVSIGESGAADVRHGRALAAPD